A genomic region of Luteolibacter sp. Y139 contains the following coding sequences:
- a CDS encoding TonB-dependent receptor domain-containing protein: protein MNGRAVFLWACLAAAAAGQDAKVLEIENIVQSSKGAQGNWGAAAKDQALSIGDRIRTRQKSRATLRLTELYTMRLEQFSTVEIAPSLFDDSKPRLDVGAGAAFIFSREKSGEIDIKTPSANGAMRGTQLYVSVSADGTSHFQVLEGQVELQNPHGKLLLSAGEAGETAHGRAPKRTAVIEATNLLQWALYYPAVLDADELGVKGEAKSVAAYRQGDLLEALESHSGSGQGTSGKLYRASVLLAVGRLDEAERDLKGVPADSAGRRSLERMIDAVKFREREAWPNESLNTAGEAIAESYYRQSRSDLKGAREAAKIATERAPNNGYAWTRLAELEFSFGNTKGASEALAKGLELTPRNARAHALQGFVLAADNKIDEARQSFEQSVQLDGSFGNGWLGLGLTKTKKGDLAGGRADIQTATTVEPTQSLFHSYLGKALSMEHKPVEARKDLDLAKQLDPNDPTPWLYSAIELQQQNRPNEAIADLERSIDLNDNRRVYRSQLLLDQDKAVRSSNLAKIYQNAGMQDVAVREATRAVESDYTNPSAHLFLANSFDALRDPKRVQLRYETPWFNELLLSNLLSPVGGGPLSQFVSQQEYSKLLESDGIGGSLISEIRSDGESRTAASVFGQSGNFSYGIDAYYRDNNGGDRFNNGGELSELYGQFKWQVTPDDIFYFLGKWQDAQTGDNFDTYDNKPLEPYVDFSETQSPGLLLAGWNHRWAPGSNTLFLGGHLSAEQVFRNPQATQLLVQRDADGLRPGFIENVNGTDQFTDPSLNGSVTIGPDGESLVYSSDLLKAIRPYLGRGAVLGVSGAPFSLETRRNFDIDTAELQHIWQTETNLLIAGGRWQSGEFDTDTRMFAGRPNFDGGFETPAVNQHTSVDFDRLSLYAYDYWKVTPCLTLIGGATWDSLEYPDNFRNPPTNNLQRDDDKFSGKVGFTYAPARWVTLRGMYSEGLGGVTFDESVRLEPVQLAGFNQAYRTVISESIAGSVEAPEYEIWGLSAEGNFATRTWWGASFNMIEEGVDRTRGIFTGYDAGVFPSTPAYFADSTSERLDYEEQSVAFTLNQLIGSQFSVGAGLRVTHSELETTLPELVGSTPFANLDDEATLTEVMLSANWNSPTGLFARIEANYYSQDLEEDLSRTPYHPGDSFWQFNALAGYRFYNNQCEISAGILNIGDTDYQLSSLNPYSEIVRDRTAVIRCRFTF, encoded by the coding sequence ATGAATGGCCGCGCCGTCTTTCTGTGGGCATGCCTTGCCGCCGCTGCGGCCGGACAAGATGCGAAGGTTCTCGAAATCGAGAACATCGTGCAGTCGTCCAAGGGAGCTCAGGGAAACTGGGGAGCGGCCGCAAAGGATCAGGCCCTGTCCATCGGCGACCGGATCCGCACCCGCCAGAAGAGCCGCGCCACGCTGCGGCTGACCGAGCTCTACACGATGCGGCTGGAGCAGTTCTCCACCGTCGAAATCGCGCCGAGCCTCTTTGATGATAGCAAGCCGCGGCTCGATGTCGGTGCGGGCGCAGCCTTCATCTTCAGTCGTGAGAAAAGCGGCGAGATCGACATCAAGACGCCCTCCGCCAACGGCGCGATGCGCGGCACTCAGCTGTATGTTTCGGTCTCCGCCGACGGCACCTCGCACTTTCAGGTGCTGGAAGGTCAGGTCGAATTGCAGAACCCGCACGGGAAGCTGCTCTTGAGCGCCGGTGAAGCGGGCGAAACCGCTCATGGTCGCGCGCCGAAACGCACGGCGGTCATCGAGGCGACGAATCTTCTCCAGTGGGCGCTCTACTATCCCGCGGTGCTGGATGCCGATGAACTCGGGGTGAAGGGCGAGGCGAAGTCAGTCGCGGCGTATCGCCAGGGTGATTTGTTAGAAGCTCTCGAAAGCCACTCCGGCAGCGGACAGGGCACGAGCGGCAAGCTGTATCGCGCCTCCGTCTTGCTGGCAGTCGGTCGTCTGGACGAAGCCGAGCGCGACCTGAAAGGCGTGCCCGCAGACAGCGCCGGACGTCGTTCGCTGGAGCGGATGATCGACGCGGTGAAGTTCCGCGAACGTGAGGCATGGCCGAATGAAAGCCTCAATACCGCGGGCGAAGCGATCGCGGAGAGCTACTACCGCCAGTCCCGTTCCGATTTGAAGGGTGCTCGCGAAGCCGCGAAAATCGCCACCGAACGAGCGCCGAACAATGGCTACGCATGGACCCGGCTGGCGGAGCTGGAGTTTTCCTTCGGTAATACCAAGGGCGCCAGCGAGGCCTTGGCCAAGGGCCTTGAGCTGACGCCGCGAAATGCCCGTGCGCATGCGTTGCAGGGCTTCGTCCTCGCCGCCGACAACAAGATTGATGAGGCCCGGCAGTCGTTCGAGCAATCGGTGCAACTCGACGGCTCCTTCGGCAATGGCTGGCTGGGCCTCGGCCTGACGAAAACCAAGAAAGGCGATCTTGCTGGAGGCCGGGCGGACATCCAGACCGCCACGACCGTGGAGCCGACACAATCGCTCTTCCACAGCTATCTCGGCAAAGCACTGAGCATGGAGCACAAGCCGGTCGAAGCGCGCAAGGACCTGGACCTGGCCAAGCAGCTCGACCCGAACGACCCGACGCCGTGGCTCTACTCGGCGATCGAACTCCAGCAGCAGAACCGGCCGAACGAGGCGATCGCCGATTTGGAGCGATCGATCGATCTCAATGACAACCGCCGCGTCTATCGCTCGCAGCTCTTGCTCGATCAGGACAAGGCGGTGCGCAGCTCGAACCTCGCGAAGATCTATCAGAACGCCGGCATGCAGGACGTGGCCGTGCGAGAGGCGACCCGCGCGGTGGAAAGCGACTACACCAATCCCTCCGCGCACCTGTTCCTCGCGAACTCCTTCGATGCGCTGCGCGATCCCAAGCGCGTCCAGCTCCGCTACGAGACGCCGTGGTTCAATGAACTGCTGCTGTCGAACCTGCTCTCGCCGGTCGGCGGCGGACCGCTTTCACAATTCGTCTCGCAGCAGGAATACTCGAAGCTGCTGGAGTCGGACGGCATCGGCGGGAGCCTGATCAGCGAGATCCGCAGTGACGGCGAATCCCGCACCGCGGCATCGGTCTTCGGGCAGTCCGGCAATTTCAGCTACGGCATCGACGCCTACTACCGCGACAACAACGGCGGTGACCGCTTCAACAACGGCGGCGAACTTTCGGAGCTCTACGGCCAGTTCAAGTGGCAGGTCACGCCGGACGACATCTTCTATTTCCTGGGCAAGTGGCAGGACGCGCAGACCGGCGACAACTTCGATACCTACGATAACAAGCCGCTCGAGCCCTACGTCGACTTCAGCGAAACCCAATCGCCGGGCTTGCTGCTCGCCGGCTGGAACCACCGCTGGGCACCGGGTTCGAACACGCTGTTCCTCGGAGGCCACTTGAGCGCGGAGCAGGTCTTCCGCAACCCGCAGGCAACCCAGCTGCTCGTCCAGCGCGATGCCGATGGCTTGCGGCCGGGCTTCATCGAGAATGTCAATGGCACGGATCAGTTCACCGATCCCTCGCTGAATGGCTCGGTCACGATCGGCCCCGATGGCGAGTCGCTCGTTTACTCCAGCGATCTGCTGAAGGCGATCCGGCCCTACCTCGGCCGCGGCGCCGTTCTAGGCGTGAGCGGCGCTCCCTTTTCCCTCGAGACGCGGCGGAACTTCGACATCGATACCGCCGAGCTGCAGCACATCTGGCAGACGGAAACGAACCTGCTCATCGCCGGCGGCCGCTGGCAATCGGGCGAATTCGATACCGACACGCGGATGTTCGCCGGGCGCCCGAATTTCGACGGCGGCTTCGAGACGCCCGCGGTGAATCAGCACACCTCGGTCGATTTCGACCGGCTGAGCCTCTACGCCTACGACTACTGGAAGGTCACGCCCTGCCTGACCCTGATCGGCGGCGCGACGTGGGACAGCCTCGAGTATCCCGACAACTTCCGGAACCCGCCGACGAACAACCTCCAGCGCGATGACGACAAGTTTTCCGGCAAGGTCGGCTTCACCTACGCCCCGGCGCGCTGGGTGACGCTACGCGGGATGTACAGCGAGGGCCTCGGCGGCGTGACCTTCGATGAAAGCGTGCGCCTGGAGCCGGTCCAGCTCGCCGGCTTCAACCAAGCCTACCGGACCGTGATTTCCGAATCGATCGCCGGCTCGGTGGAAGCCCCGGAGTATGAAATCTGGGGACTCAGCGCCGAAGGGAACTTCGCCACGCGGACGTGGTGGGGTGCCTCGTTCAATATGATCGAGGAAGGCGTGGATCGCACCCGCGGCATCTTCACCGGCTACGACGCGGGCGTGTTCCCCTCGACGCCGGCTTACTTCGCCGACAGCACCTCGGAGCGGCTTGACTACGAGGAGCAGTCGGTGGCCTTCACGCTGAACCAGCTGATCGGAAGCCAGTTCTCGGTCGGTGCCGGCCTGCGCGTCACGCACTCGGAGCTGGAGACCACCTTGCCGGAACTCGTCGGCTCGACGCCATTCGCGAATCTCGACGACGAGGCCACGCTGACCGAGGTGATGTTGAGCGCGAACTGGAATTCGCCGACCGGCCTCTTCGCACGAATTGAGGCGAACTACTACTCGCAGGATCTGGAAGAAGACCTGTCGCGCACACCCTATCATCCGGGCGACTCGTTCTGGCAATTCAATGCGCTGGCCGGCTACCGCTTTTACAACAACCAATGCGAGATCAGCGCCGGCATCCTCAACATCGGCGACACCGACTATCAATTGAGCTCGCTCAATCCCTACTCGGAAATCGTGCGCGACCGCACCGCGGTGATCCGCTGCCGCTTCACGTTCTAA
- a CDS encoding A/G-specific adenine glycosylase — protein MLKPLARQSPTDDPAAFRSALRDWFSRNGKDYPWRRTSDPYEVLVSEVMLQQTQIATVLGRGFYSRFLERFPDVATLAAAEDDILLKTWEGLGYYRRARMLRESAKAVLERHDGVFPADLVGLLGLPGIGRYTAGAVMSFAFDRPAPIVDGNVARVLARLFDRADPIDATPMQKWLWETADVLLDREHPRTFNSALMELGQTHCRPGVPDCLSCPVASFCVTKDPATLPVKAKKQAIEEIDEHTALVRRDGMILLSRQGRGRREGMWRLPVREKADLSPLPLLHRRKYGITRYRVSLHVHDCPAGHPAAAETEGDEWISLDRWTELVIPPADRAALEAVLGEIKEIA, from the coding sequence GTGCTGAAGCCACTCGCCCGCCAGTCCCCGACCGACGATCCCGCGGCGTTTCGCTCGGCCCTGCGCGACTGGTTCAGCCGGAATGGGAAGGACTACCCGTGGCGCAGAACAAGCGATCCCTATGAGGTGCTGGTGTCGGAGGTGATGCTCCAGCAGACCCAGATCGCCACGGTGCTCGGGCGGGGCTTTTATAGCCGCTTCCTGGAGCGCTTTCCCGATGTCGCCACGCTGGCCGCGGCCGAGGACGACATCCTGCTGAAAACCTGGGAAGGCCTCGGCTACTACCGCCGTGCACGGATGCTGCGGGAATCGGCGAAGGCCGTGCTGGAGCGCCACGACGGCGTCTTCCCCGCGGACTTGGTGGGACTGCTCGGCCTGCCGGGCATCGGCCGCTACACCGCCGGTGCGGTGATGTCGTTTGCCTTCGACCGGCCCGCGCCGATCGTCGATGGCAATGTCGCCCGCGTGCTGGCCCGGCTCTTCGACCGGGCCGATCCGATCGATGCCACGCCGATGCAGAAGTGGCTGTGGGAAACCGCGGACGTGCTGCTCGATCGCGAGCACCCCCGCACCTTTAACTCCGCGCTGATGGAACTCGGCCAGACGCATTGCCGGCCGGGGGTGCCGGATTGCCTGTCCTGCCCGGTGGCCAGTTTCTGCGTTACAAAGGATCCCGCAACGCTGCCGGTGAAGGCGAAGAAGCAGGCGATCGAAGAAATCGACGAGCACACCGCTCTCGTCCGGAGGGACGGGATGATCCTGCTCTCTCGCCAAGGCCGCGGCCGGCGCGAGGGAATGTGGCGCTTGCCGGTTCGCGAAAAGGCCGATCTTTCACCGCTGCCGCTGCTGCACCGGCGGAAGTATGGCATCACTCGCTACCGGGTCAGCCTGCACGTTCACGACTGCCCGGCCGGGCATCCTGCGGCAGCGGAAACAGAGGGCGACGAGTGGATCTCGCTCGACCGCTGGACGGAATTGGTGATCCCACCCGCCGACCGGGCGGCCTTGGAGGCTGTTCTTGGAGAGATAAAAGAAATCGCGTGA
- a CDS encoding S1 family peptidase, whose amino-acid sequence MPSLARLFSIALAAMLFPACGPDLSQAPPPDTTAPTRAIRRLAASRLTAVVISSKAELSPWVESRFTQGQGPEDADGGSAVPIAPDGYFITADHVLSRSAGRNVFIIHGQEGGLKAAKARIVWRSSSTDLAVMHIPVATPNYYTWTPQDQWLPAGTPLIHSGIATGFRSEPGKLVTTIPPGSHNAARFKHDIPLEPGDSGGAVIDARGQLVGVNSAVEFLVPLETAFFIESEANRPNVRALQRMIEADRRSNPN is encoded by the coding sequence ATGCCTTCGCTTGCCCGCCTGTTCTCGATTGCCCTCGCAGCAATGCTTTTTCCGGCGTGTGGCCCGGACCTGTCGCAAGCCCCCCCGCCGGACACCACCGCCCCTACCCGCGCGATCCGCCGCCTCGCCGCCTCCCGCCTGACCGCGGTGGTCATTTCCTCGAAGGCTGAGCTCTCCCCATGGGTGGAAAGCCGCTTCACGCAGGGCCAAGGGCCCGAGGATGCCGATGGCGGCTCGGCGGTGCCGATCGCGCCGGATGGATACTTTATTACCGCTGACCACGTCTTGAGCCGTTCGGCAGGGCGGAATGTGTTCATCATCCATGGCCAAGAGGGCGGCTTGAAGGCGGCGAAGGCCCGCATCGTGTGGAGATCTTCGTCCACCGACCTCGCGGTGATGCACATCCCGGTCGCCACGCCGAACTACTACACGTGGACCCCGCAGGACCAGTGGCTGCCGGCGGGCACACCGTTGATTCATTCCGGAATTGCCACCGGCTTCCGCAGCGAGCCCGGCAAACTCGTGACCACCATTCCTCCGGGCTCCCACAATGCAGCGCGGTTCAAGCACGATATCCCGCTCGAACCAGGTGACAGCGGCGGCGCGGTGATCGATGCCCGCGGCCAGCTTGTCGGCGTGAATTCGGCGGTGGAATTCCTGGTGCCGCTTGAGACCGCATTTTTCATTGAATCCGAAGCAAACCGTCCGAACGTGCGGGCGTTGCAACGGATGATCGAAGCAGATCGCCGGAGCAATCCGAACTGA
- a CDS encoding TonB-dependent receptor plug domain-containing protein, whose protein sequence is MRKILLLPLVPVAVHAQDLLDPLITTASRIETQESDTPYTVNEITEKYIEQNTRRTLPEALQFTPGVLVQKTANGHGSPYVRGFTGRQNLLMIDGVRVNNSAWRSGPVQYWNTIDPYSIDHVELVKSQGSVLFGSDAIGGTANVFTKSSNFQDQTDGTFFTHGAAYYEYRSNGDDSHIGRIESSFGVGGKYGVMFGLTAKDFGDVRDSAVGLMRNTGYPEQDLDFRLDYALNDQTTLTLVHQYVNQDAISRWHSTVFNPGWQHSGHVIQPGTWIARTYDQERSLTYARIEQENDDTSFIKRWNATVSYQTTRDSEAQYRTATDRRYQISEVDTAGFDISFESPIGDGELVYGLDYYQDTVESEGYRKRGANPLLYDITNRPIADDSTYDLFGAFAQYVWRPVDAFELTAGARYTYAKAELGRYYDTVAAADVYGAERDWDHVVGSIRALYHLNPCWSIYGGASQAFRAPNLDDLSGNLTSRSGVASNGSVDVDPEEYITYEIGTRYTTDDTSLNLAFFYTDVDDLIVGVPVSSGSATTVATNGRDGYVYGVELEGAWRFHPQWTVSGFAAWQDGRTETSAFLGGPLVDEPGSRLLPLTGSLALRWTHSSEKFWVEGRVLAAGEEDRLTASDRADNQRIPSLGTPGYVSYMLHAGWQATDHLEFTGGLENITNKDYRNHGSGQNEPGFNAILGAKVMW, encoded by the coding sequence ATGCGAAAAATCCTGCTCTTGCCTCTGGTTCCTGTGGCGGTTCACGCCCAGGATCTCCTTGATCCTCTCATCACCACTGCCTCCCGTATCGAAACTCAGGAGAGCGATACTCCCTATACGGTCAACGAGATCACGGAGAAGTACATCGAGCAAAACACGCGCCGCACCCTTCCGGAAGCGCTCCAGTTCACACCCGGCGTGCTGGTGCAGAAGACGGCGAATGGTCACGGCTCGCCCTATGTCCGTGGCTTCACGGGTCGTCAGAACCTGCTGATGATCGACGGCGTCCGCGTGAACAACTCGGCATGGCGCAGCGGCCCGGTCCAGTACTGGAATACCATCGATCCCTACTCGATCGATCACGTGGAGTTGGTGAAGAGCCAGGGTTCGGTGCTCTTCGGCTCGGATGCGATCGGCGGCACGGCCAATGTTTTCACCAAGTCCTCCAACTTCCAGGACCAGACCGATGGAACCTTCTTCACCCATGGCGCTGCCTACTACGAATACCGTAGCAATGGCGACGACTCGCACATCGGCCGGATCGAAAGCTCCTTCGGCGTCGGTGGCAAGTATGGGGTGATGTTCGGCCTGACGGCGAAAGACTTCGGCGACGTGCGCGATTCCGCAGTCGGGCTGATGCGCAATACCGGCTACCCCGAACAGGATCTCGATTTCCGTCTCGACTACGCGCTGAACGATCAGACCACGCTGACCCTGGTCCATCAGTATGTGAACCAGGACGCGATCTCGCGCTGGCACTCGACTGTCTTCAACCCCGGCTGGCAGCACTCCGGCCACGTCATCCAGCCTGGCACCTGGATCGCCCGCACCTATGATCAGGAGCGCTCGCTGACCTATGCCCGCATCGAGCAGGAAAACGACGACACTTCCTTCATCAAGCGCTGGAACGCCACCGTGTCCTATCAGACCACGCGTGACTCGGAGGCGCAGTATCGCACGGCCACCGACCGCCGCTATCAGATTTCGGAAGTCGATACCGCCGGCTTCGACATTTCCTTCGAGTCCCCGATCGGCGACGGCGAGCTGGTGTACGGCCTCGACTACTATCAGGACACGGTCGAATCGGAAGGCTATCGCAAGCGCGGCGCGAACCCGCTGCTCTACGATATCACCAACCGGCCAATCGCGGACGATTCCACCTATGATCTGTTCGGTGCCTTCGCCCAATACGTGTGGCGGCCGGTGGATGCGTTCGAACTCACCGCCGGTGCGCGTTACACCTACGCCAAAGCCGAGCTTGGTCGCTACTACGATACCGTGGCCGCCGCCGATGTGTATGGTGCGGAGCGCGATTGGGACCATGTCGTCGGTTCGATCCGTGCGCTCTATCACCTGAATCCCTGCTGGAGCATCTATGGTGGTGCCTCGCAGGCCTTCCGCGCGCCGAACCTGGATGACCTTTCGGGCAACCTGACCTCGCGCTCCGGTGTAGCGTCCAATGGTTCGGTCGATGTGGATCCTGAGGAGTACATCACCTACGAAATCGGCACCCGGTATACCACGGATGATACTTCGCTGAATCTCGCGTTCTTCTACACCGACGTGGATGACCTGATCGTCGGTGTCCCGGTTAGCTCTGGTAGTGCCACCACCGTGGCGACCAATGGCCGTGACGGCTACGTCTATGGCGTGGAACTCGAAGGCGCGTGGCGCTTCCATCCGCAGTGGACGGTGTCCGGCTTCGCCGCTTGGCAAGATGGCCGCACCGAAACGAGTGCCTTCCTCGGCGGTCCGCTCGTGGATGAGCCCGGCTCACGCTTGCTGCCGCTCACCGGCTCGCTGGCGCTGCGCTGGACCCACTCGTCCGAGAAGTTCTGGGTGGAAGGCCGTGTGCTGGCCGCTGGTGAAGAAGATCGCCTGACGGCTTCGGATCGCGCGGACAACCAGCGCATCCCGTCGCTCGGCACGCCGGGTTACGTCAGCTACATGTTGCACGCCGGATGGCAGGCGACGGACCACCTTGAGTTCACCGGTGGTCTCGAAAACATCACCAACAAAGACTATCGCAATCACGGCTCCGGCCAGAACGAGCCGGGCTTCAACGCCATCCTGGGCGCCAAGGTGATGTGGTAG
- the pbpC gene encoding penicillin-binding protein 1C: MKARRLLRRKRLAIPAALVAAGLFVWFVLPWCIPLPAGLTEAPASPVLLDRNGKPLHHLVLPDFTRSEPVSLAEVPDDLIACTIAVEDRRFRDHGGVDLLATMRATKDAILHRRTVSGASTITQQLIKLSSPPAKRNLSTKLREALLARHLEMTWSKDQILVAYLNRLPYGNHRTGPAEAARFYFQKPLADLSLAESALLAGLPQAPSRLNPVKHPARALARREVVLARLAKNYDASRISSARGESLALRPLPEAEVAPWLSSFANDLPITQMLTTIDADIQGDLESIVSEELAKLADSHIKHAAVVVLDNRTREILALVSSGNWRDPNGGQINGALTPRSPGSALKPFTWLLAFDKGGLHPASIVADIPTRFRTKEGLDVPENYDRTFRGPVSVREALACSLNVPAMRALNDIGGPRPLYDLLSELGIGTLGPDPAPYGLGLTLGNAPVRLLDLTNAYATLAESGRYHQTRLWKDDGTEDSPAISHPPSAASCFLIADILSDPIARAPSFGRGGPLELPFRCAAKTGTSSDFRDNWCLGFTRDFTVGVWAGNFDNSPMKGVSGVAGAGPIFHRAMLRLHRDHSPRWLERPEGLIEFGIDPLTGKRTAEQKQTALVPADRPPLFASPADRDSSGHVLLDSSYSEWFASPYNRRRDVFALASGIPAESPLRILAPRDGTTYVLDPELPNGGTLHLATNLPGQADWSCDTLEVSSGGAEAIVKLKPGNHILIATDKRNGGKHDVTIKVEQR, from the coding sequence GTGAAAGCCCGCCGTCTCCTTCGTCGCAAGCGCCTCGCGATTCCCGCGGCGCTGGTGGCGGCAGGGCTTTTCGTGTGGTTCGTGCTACCATGGTGCATCCCCCTGCCTGCCGGTCTAACAGAAGCCCCCGCTTCGCCAGTCCTGCTCGATCGGAATGGCAAGCCGCTCCACCACCTCGTGCTGCCGGACTTCACCCGCAGTGAGCCGGTATCATTGGCGGAGGTGCCGGATGACCTGATCGCCTGCACCATTGCCGTGGAAGACCGGCGCTTTCGTGATCACGGTGGGGTCGATCTGCTTGCGACGATGCGAGCGACAAAGGACGCCATCCTTCATCGCCGTACCGTCTCCGGTGCCTCCACGATCACCCAGCAACTGATCAAACTCTCCTCCCCGCCGGCAAAGCGCAACCTGAGCACCAAGCTCCGCGAAGCCCTGCTCGCCCGACATCTGGAGATGACGTGGAGCAAGGACCAGATCCTCGTCGCCTACCTCAATCGGCTTCCCTACGGCAACCATCGTACAGGCCCCGCCGAGGCAGCCCGCTTCTATTTTCAGAAGCCGCTCGCCGATCTCTCGCTCGCGGAGAGCGCCCTGCTCGCCGGTCTGCCGCAGGCACCGAGCCGGCTCAATCCTGTCAAGCATCCCGCCCGGGCGCTCGCCCGTCGCGAAGTGGTCCTCGCGCGCCTCGCAAAGAACTACGATGCCTCCCGTATTTCATCCGCGCGCGGCGAATCGCTCGCACTTCGCCCCTTGCCGGAGGCGGAGGTCGCACCGTGGCTATCATCCTTCGCCAATGATCTTCCGATCACCCAGATGCTCACCACGATCGATGCCGACATCCAGGGCGATCTCGAAAGCATCGTCAGCGAAGAGCTCGCCAAGCTGGCGGACTCACACATCAAGCACGCGGCGGTGGTGGTTCTCGACAACCGCACCCGGGAGATTCTCGCGCTCGTCTCCTCCGGGAATTGGCGCGATCCGAATGGCGGCCAGATCAATGGAGCCCTCACTCCGCGCTCACCGGGCTCCGCGCTGAAGCCCTTCACGTGGCTGCTCGCCTTCGACAAGGGCGGGCTGCATCCCGCGTCCATCGTCGCCGACATCCCGACACGCTTCCGCACCAAGGAAGGGCTCGATGTGCCGGAGAACTACGATCGCACCTTCCGCGGCCCCGTCAGCGTCCGCGAGGCACTGGCTTGTTCGCTGAATGTTCCCGCGATGCGGGCCCTCAATGACATCGGCGGGCCACGGCCGCTGTATGACCTCCTGTCAGAACTGGGAATCGGCACGTTGGGTCCTGACCCGGCTCCCTACGGCCTAGGCCTCACGCTCGGCAATGCGCCGGTGCGCTTGTTGGATCTAACCAATGCCTACGCCACGCTGGCGGAAAGCGGTCGATATCATCAAACGAGACTTTGGAAAGATGATGGCACGGAAGATTCCCCCGCCATTTCCCATCCACCCTCTGCAGCTTCCTGCTTTCTCATCGCCGACATTCTTTCAGATCCGATTGCCCGCGCACCTTCCTTCGGTCGAGGCGGGCCGCTGGAGCTTCCTTTCCGTTGTGCGGCGAAGACGGGAACCTCTTCCGACTTCCGCGACAACTGGTGCCTCGGCTTCACTCGCGACTTCACCGTCGGCGTGTGGGCGGGGAACTTTGACAACTCGCCGATGAAGGGCGTCTCCGGCGTCGCCGGTGCCGGGCCGATCTTCCACCGCGCGATGCTGCGCCTGCATCGCGATCATTCGCCGCGGTGGCTGGAGCGGCCGGAAGGCTTGATCGAATTCGGGATCGATCCACTCACGGGAAAACGCACGGCAGAGCAAAAGCAGACGGCGCTGGTTCCCGCGGATCGCCCGCCGCTATTCGCCTCGCCGGCGGATCGGGATTCCTCAGGACACGTGCTACTGGATTCATCGTACTCGGAATGGTTCGCCTCGCCCTACAACCGGCGGCGCGATGTCTTCGCCCTTGCGTCCGGCATTCCGGCGGAATCGCCACTGCGCATCCTCGCCCCGCGCGATGGCACCACCTACGTGCTCGATCCTGAATTACCGAATGGCGGCACCCTTCACCTCGCCACCAATTTGCCCGGACAAGCGGATTGGTCGTGCGACACGCTGGAGGTTTCCTCCGGCGGCGCGGAAGCGATCGTCAAATTGAAGCCGGGCAACCACATCCTCATCGCCACGGACAAACGCAATGGCGGGAAGCATGACGTGACGATCAAGGTGGAGCAGCGATAA